A stretch of Aspergillus nidulans FGSC A4 chromosome VI DNA encodes these proteins:
- the trm10 gene encoding tRNA (guanine(9)-N(1))-methyltransferase (transcript_id=CADANIAT00010069), producing the protein MEEEERPRKIQKLGSSEAHESEPLITGAIKGSQDDTSPAEQTNSQKAIPGATTDNSKESEEPASSTATDGPETTEQKISKRQLRRQAKLEQWEAKREERKIIRKQKTAARKERRRELWEEAKREGKDPNEELNKLFPMTTRTRHRKSTRLPLTLIIDCGFDDLMQDKERVSLGQQLTRSYSENNKSAFNGHLIISSFNKKLKERFETVLHKTHEGWKGVRFTGEDWLQAAKEASEVMQGPNGGKLVGPFEDKTDAKPEDGEIVYLTSDSSETLTELKPYSTYIIGGLVDKNRHKGICHKRATELGIRTAKLPIGQYIQMNSRPVLATNHVVEIMVRWLQLRDWAEAFMQTLPPRKGGALKDSVKGQRDSTPRDDVESNTEKGTVSETVEDTEATEPAEAVTPKDIDAVQENKQDE; encoded by the coding sequence atggaagaggaagaacgacCCAGAAAAATCCAGAAGCTTGGGAGTAGCGAAGCCCACGAATCCGAACCGCTAATTACCGGCGCAATCAAAGGCTCGCAAGACGACACATCTCCGGCCGAGCAAACCAACAGCCAAAAAGCGATACCCGGCGCAACCACAGATAACTCGAAGGAGTCTGAAGAGCCAGCATCCTCTACTGCTACGGATGGACCAGAAACTACCGAGCAGAAAATATCAAAAAGACAGCTGAGACGTCAGGCCAAGCTGGAACAATGGGAAGCCAAACGGGAAGAGCGCAAGATCATACGGAAGCAAAAGACCGCTGCGCGAAAAGAGCGCAGACGTGAACTTTgggaagaagcaaagcgaGAGGGCAAGGACCCAAACGAGGAGTTGAATAAATTATTCCCTATGACGACGCGGACACGGCACCGCAAATCAACACGCCTTCCGCTCACACTGATCATCGACTGCGGATTTGACGACCTGATGCAGGATAAAGAGAGAGTCTCCCTGGGTCAACAGCTTACTCGGTCGTACTCTGAAAACAACAAGTCTGCATTTAACGGTCATTTGATCATTTCGTCTTTCAATAAAAAGCTGAAGGAGCGCTTCGAGACGGTGCTTCACAAGACGCACGAGGGATGGAAAGGTGTACGCTTTACGGGTGAGGATTGGCTACAGGCTGCGAAGGAAGCAAGTGAGGTGATGCAGGGACCTAATGGCGGGAAGCTAGTTGGTCCATTTGAGGACAAGACTGATGCGAAGCCGGAAGATGGGGAAATTGTCTATCTCACTAGTGACAGCTCAGAGACGCTGACAGAACTCAAGCCGTACAGCACATATATAATCGGTGGACTGGTAGACAAGAACCGGCATAAAGGGATTTGCCACAAGCGGGCAACGGAATTGGGGATCCGAACGGCTAAATTACCAATCGGACAGTACATCCAGATGAACTCACGCCCTGTCCTTGCCACAAACCATGTCGTGGAGATCATGGTCCGTTGGCTGCAATTACGGGATTGGGCAGAAGCATTTATGCAGACTCTTCCGCCGCGAAAAGGTGGCGCACTAAAAGATTCTGTCAAGGGGCAGAGGGATTCAACACCCCGGGATGATGTTGAATCAAATACCGAAAAAGGAACCGTGTCGGAGACAGTCGAGGATACTGAAGCTACTGAACCCGCTGAAGCAGTCACGCCAAAAGACATCGACGCTGTACAAGAGAACAAACAAGACGAATAG
- a CDS encoding uncharacterized protein (transcript_id=CADANIAT00010070) has translation MFSLHLFLGPLLLALTTINASTTQKEPRMVRKDVVRQYNPVRTSLSTTTPVQVGNGDFAFGADITGLQTLLAFNILSSWCWCNDSLPTAPNQTEPSDFTGMDWWTHGRLVNYNIHNPAEAEILQWLVANPHRVNLGRVGFLYKGRNISVEEVNDAVQTLDLYSGILTSEFTLQGERVSVTTVGDPESDIVAVDVQSSLLQYGSLVVFFDYPLTTGTNKFEAPFVGNWAAVSAHDTSLNSITEQKSVIRHLLGGTSYFNAIRWEQKGNLSGPFEGTHRYLLQPAGESSRFTFSTGFSPSRKVQIKPFASVQKASMKWWAQYWESGAFVDLTRSGSSDAEELQRRIILSQYLLAVDSAGKDPPQESGLQNNGWYGKFHLEMVFWHLGHWARWNKWDLLHRSLDVYERFLPSSIERAQKQGYAGARLGKMSDPTGTSAPGPQNALLIWQQPHPMFFAELEYRLWPNSTTLHKWGHLLDELATWMVSYAWWNASTQVYDLGPPMYPSSENTSPNSTYNPTFELAYWRFGLKIASDWRMRQDIPVPESWTRVLHNLAPLPIVDGGYSISADLPDMWTNAAYTADHPSQIAVYGLLPPTAAEECIRCQCYHESDYGNLGFQQVLWLGFPDARDDIASFRGREPGCRVVTGFALPVRRCWESCGYGCAYTVLSGVVRLAACGCNDGWRMGWSRGHAFSEALGAKG, from the coding sequence ATGTTCTCCCTCCACCTTTTTCTGGGacctctcctccttgccctAACGACGATCAATGCATCGACAACACAGAAAGAACCACGCATGGTTCGCAAGGATGTCGTCCGCCAGTACAACCCCGTACGCACAAGCCTCTCGACCACGACCCCTGTGCAGgttggcaatggcgattTCGCATTCGGCGCCGACATCACCGGGCTGCAGACATTGCTCGCGTTCAATATCCTATCCTCCTGGTGCTGGTGCAACGACTCTCTCCCAACAGCTCCCAACCAGACAGAACCAAGTGATTTCACCGGCATGGACTGGTGGACCCATGGCCGCCTCGTGAACTATAACATACATAACCCGGCTGAGGCAGAGATCTTGCAGTGGTTAGTTGCGAACCCACACCGGGTTAATCTTGGTCGTGTTGGGTTCCTGTATAAGGGTCGTAATATATCTGTCGAGGAAGTCAATGACGCCGTGCAGACTTTGGATCTGTATAGCGGGATTTTGACTTCAGAGTTTACCCTGCAGGGAGAAAGGGTCTCTGTCACAACGGTCGGAGACCCAGAATCTGACATTGTTGCCGTTGATGTACAGTCATCGCTATTGCAGTATGGCTCCCTGgttgtcttctttgattATCCCTTAACAACGGGGACGAACAAGTTCGAAGCCCCCTTTGTCGGCAACTGGGCTGCGGTATCAGCGCATGATACCTCGTTGAATAGCATTACAGAGCAAAAGTCGGTAATCAGACACTTACTGGGGGGCACTTCCTACTTCAACGCCATCAGATGGGAGCAAAAAGGCAATCTTAGCGGCCCCTTTGAAGGAACGCACCGGTACCTACTCCAGCCCGCTGGCGAATCGAGCAGATTCACTTTTAGTACTGGATTCTCACCATCGAGAAAAGTCCAAATCAAGCCATTTGCATCCGTGCAGAAAGCGTCAATGAAATGGTGGGCTCAGTACTGGGAATCTGGAGCGTTTGTGGACTTGACAAGATCAGGGTCTTCAGACGCAGAGGAACTGCAAAGACGGATTATCCTCTCCCAGTACCTGCTCGCAGTGGACAGCGCAGGCAAAGACCCTCCGCAGGAGTCCGGGCTGCAAAACAACGGCTGGTACGGCAAATTCCATTTGGAAATGGTCTTCTGGCATCTCGGCCACTGGGCGCGCTGGAACAAATGGGATCTACTGCACCGTAGTCTCGACGTATACGAGCGGTTTCTACCTTCATCCATTGAACGTGCGCAGAAGCAGGGATACGCCGGTGCACGATTAGGGAAGATGAGTGACCCAACTGGAACATCGGCACCTGGACCGCAAAACGCCCTCCTGATCTGGCAGCAACCGCATCCGATGTTCTTCGCAGAGCTGGAGTATCGGTTGTGGCCCAATTCTACAACACTACACAAATGGGGTCATCTTCTAGATGAGCTCGCGACGTGGATGGTCTCCTATGCGTGGTGGAATGCGTCGACACAGGTATACGATCTTGGCCCGCCGATGTATCCGTCGTCGGAGAACACGAGCCCTAATTCAACATACAACCCGACCTTTGAACTTGCCTACTGGCGGTTCGGTTTGAAAATTGCCTCGGACTGGAGGATGCGGCAGGACATTCCGGTCCCTGAGTCTTGGACCCGGGTCCTTCACAATCTAGCACCGTTGCCTATCGTCGACGGCGGATATTCCATCTCTGCTGATCTGCCGGATATGTGGACTAACGCCGCTTATACGGCAGACCACCCAAGCCAGATTGCCGTATACGGCCTTCTCCCACCGAcggctgctgaagaatgtATCCGTTGTCAATGCTACCATGAATCGGATTATGGAAACCTGGGATTTCAGCAAGTCTTATGGTTGGGATTTCCCGATGCTCGCGATGACATCGCTTCGTTTAGGGGACGTGAACCAGGCTGTCGGGTGGTTACTGGATTCGCACTTCCAGTTCGACGATGTTGGGAATCCTGTGGGTACGGTTGTGCCTACACCGTACTTTCCGGCGTCGTCCGCCTTGCTGCTTGCGGTTGCAATGATGGCTGGCGGATGGGATGGTCAAGAGGGCATGCATTTTCCGAAGCACTGGGAGCCAAAGGTTGA